Genomic segment of Paenalkalicoccus suaedae:
ATCGTTTTGAAGCTGACTTTTACTTGCCTGTAGCACCTCTTGATAGTTCATAAATTCCTTAATAGCGACAATTGGACATGTTACCTGTGACTCTAACTGTTCAGCAAATTCCGGCGATGTGTAAATGAGATCTGGCGTTTGTGATGCGGCAGATGCGATGTCTGTGTTATCGACCTCCGCGTCAACTCCTAACTCCTTTAGTGCCTTTTCTACCTGCATTCTGAGGGCCATCGATGACCCTACTCCAAATCCACATACGGCTAATACTCTCATTATGATCTACTCCTTCTCCTGTAATATAGTGAGGACTTCTTGTTCGGTTGTTGCGGCTTTTAGCTTTGCAAAGCTGTCTTCGTCAGAGATGAGCTCGACAAGCTCTGCCAAGGCATTCAAATGGGAGGATGAATCAACTGCTGCTAGCAGAACCATCACGCGTACCGGTGTCTCTGTCGAAGCGAATCCGACGGGCTCTCGTAGAATGGTGAGGCTCATGCTGAGCTCATTAACGCCTTCCCCTGGTCTTGCATGAGGCAAAGCGAATTCTTCACGTAGCACAATGTACGCGCCATTCTTATGAATGTTTTCTTTAATTGCTGCCACATACGTAGCGTCTATTTTCTCTGTATTTATAAGTGGCGCAGCGACTACATCAATCGCACTCTCCCAGTCCTCTACGCGATCTAATAGCTGGATCGTTTCCTCTGTAATCAAATCCCGTAACATAATGTCTTGGTCTCCTTTTAAGCTCCGTTGCTCTTCTAATCGAGCTTGTATCTGTATTTCATTCAATATTGCCTTGTAGCTGTGCGGCGAGACATTGCGCTTCACAATCTCTAAGATCGAGTTTTGTGAAACGTGGTGACCGTCCCCGATGGCGTGTTGCAATTTTGCCTTATCTGATTCTGTTAGGATAGGCGAAACCTTGAGCCATTTT
This window contains:
- a CDS encoding PTS sugar transporter subunit IIB, giving the protein MRVLAVCGFGVGSSMALRMQVEKALKELGVDAEVDNTDIASAASQTPDLIYTSPEFAEQLESQVTCPIVAIKEFMNYQEVLQASKSQLQND